From Oceanidesulfovibrio indonesiensis:
GCGTGGACTTCTCCCTGTACAAGCAGAACACGTTGATGCGGCGCATCGAACGCCGCCTCGCCGTGACGCAGATCACAAAGCTCGAAGGCTACATCGATTATCTCAGCCGGAACCCGGCGGAGCAGGAACAGCTTTTCAAGGAATTTCTCATCTGCGTCACCCGCTTCTTTCGTGATCAGGAAGCCTACGAGATCATCCGCGAGCGGGTCGTTCCTGAAATATTCCGCCAGAAAGGACCGGAGGAAAAGATACGCGTATGGGTGGCGGGCTGCGCAACGGGCGAGGAGGCGTACTCCCTGGCCATGCTGTTCATGGAGTACAAGAACACGCACGACCGGCGCAACGAGGTCAAGATTTTCGCCACGGATGTGGATTCTGACTCCCTCGAATTCGCCAGCGCTGCCATGTACCCGGAAAGCATCGCTGCCGATCTGACCCGGGAACAGCTCCAGCGTTACTTCATTCGCAAGGGCGACCGCTGCCAGGTAGTCAATCCGCTACGCGAGATGGTCATCTTCGCCAAGCACAACGTGTTTCGCGATCCGCCCTTCAACAAAATCGACCTCGTCGCCTGCCGCAATCTGCTTATCTACCTGCAACTGCCGTTGCAGAAACGGGTGTTCCAGCACTTCAACTTTGGTCTGAACCAGAACGGTTTCCTGTTTCTGGGCTCCAGCGAGACCATCGGCACGTTCACGAATCTGTTCAGTACGTATGATGCGCGCTGGAAGATATACCGCTCCCGGGGCAAGCAGGTGCCCCTGCCTTCGGAAAGCTTTGCCGTCTCCACGGTGCGGCACAAGCCCTCCAAGCCGGAAACGGTGTTCGAAACCTTCGTTACGGACGTGCAGGACGACCAGCGCAAGACCCTGGCGTCCATCTACGAGAAACTTTTCGAGGAGTACGTGCCGGCGTGCTGCGTGGTAAACGAACAGCTGGAACTCGTGCATCTTTCCGGCGACGTGAGCGACTATCTCTCGCTCAAGCCGGGCGACATCAATCTGAAGATCACGACGCTTGCACGAAAGGAGCTGGCCGTTTCCCTGGAAACCGGCCTGAACAAGGCGCTGCGCGAACGTACGCGGGTGCGTTACGATAAAATTCGCACCGGCGACGATGATGCCCGTTCCTGGATAACGCTCATAATCAAACCGTTCATGGACGAGAAATCCAGACAGCAGATGCTGCTCGTGGTGTTCGAGCGGCACGAAAAGCAGGAATCGGGCGGGGTGCGGGCCAGCCAGGATGATGAGGCGTGTTCGTCGAGCCGGTTTCAGGACCTTGAGCACGAGCTCAACTTCACCAAGGAGAATCTCCAGGCGGTCATCGAGGAGCTGGAAACCACCAACGAAGAATTGCAGGCCACCAACGAGGAGTTGCTGTCCTCCAACGAAGAACTGCAAAGCTCCAACGAGGAACTGCAATCCGTCAACGAAGAACTGGTGACCGTCAACTCCGAGTACCAGTCCAAGATCCACGAGCTCACCGTTCTCAACAACGACATGGACAACCTGCTCGCCTCCACGGACATCGGCACGGTGTTTCTGGACGACAACCTCACGATTCGGAAGTTCACTCCCGCGGCGAGCGGGACCATGAACCTGCTGGAGAGCGACATTGGCAGGCCGCTGGCCCATCTCGCCCATAATTTCGAATACGATACGCTGCTTCAGGACTGCCGCCGCGTGCTCAGCACCAGGCGTCCCCAGGAGAGGGAGGTTCAGCAGAAAAACGGCGACTGGTATCTGCTGCGCATCCGGCCCTACAGGGACGAGACCGAAGCGGTTTCCGGCGTGGTCCTCAGCTTCGTGGACATCACTGCGCTCAAGAAAAACAGCATGGAGCTCGCAAAGCTCTCCAAGGCCGTGGAACTCAGCCCTTCCATCATCGCCATTACGGACAGCAAGGGCGTTATCGAGTACGTGAACCAGCGGTTCCAGGAAGTTTCCGGCTACTCCAGGGACGAGGTCATGGGCAAGACGCACCGTCTGCTCAAGTCCGGCGAGATGGACGACGAATCCTACGCCGCCATGTGGCGCAGTTTGGAAGCAGGCGAAAGCTGGGAGGGCATTTTCCTCAACAAGCGCAAGGATGGCCGCAACTACTACGAGCACGCGAACATCGTTCCGGTGGAAGACGACGACGGCACGGCGATCCATTACCTCAAAGTCGCCGAGGACATTACCGAGCGCAAGAAGGCGCAGGATATGCTCGAGTACTCCCGGCGGCGCATGCTCGACATTCTGGAGAACACCACCGACAGCTTTTTCGAGGTGGACGGCCTGTGGCGCTTCACGTTTGTAAACGAAAAAGCCCTGGCCACCTTCGGCAAGAGCCGGCGAGAACTGCTCGGTCGTTCGGTGTGGGCGGCATTTCCGGAACTCCTCGGCACCATTGTCCAAAAGCGACTTGAGCACGCGCTGGAAGCCATTGGAGGCGTGACCTTCGAGGCGTATATTCCGGAGTGGTGCAAGTGGCTGGAGTTCCATGCGTTTTCACATTCACGGAAAGGGTTGCTCGATCAGTTCGGCGAGGAGTTGTATCCGGAAAGGCTTTCCGTCTACTTCCGCGACATCACGCGGTTCAAGGATTCCCGCCAGACCCTGGAGCGTAGCGAAGAACGGTTCCGCACGACAGTCCAGCACGCTCCCGTCGGCATGGTCCAGGTGGATGCTGGCGGACACTTTCTGCTGATCAACGAGCAGTTCTGCGAGCTTACGGGGTTCACGAGCGAGGAGCTGGAACGGCTCACGTTCCAGGATCTGACTGTGCCGGACGATCTGGGCGAGAGCGTGACGCTGTTTCGCAACCTGCTTGCCGGCAAACAGGACAGTTACAGTCTTCGTAAACGGTATCAACGCAAGGACGGCGACGTGGTTTGGGTGCAGATTTCCGCTTCGGCGGTGCGCGATTCACAAGGAGAGTTCCTGTACGCCATAGGCGTGGTGGACAAGATTGATTGCGAACCAATGGAGTCCGGGAGCAGGCAGACATGAGCAGCAAACCACGCAGACGTGACCAGCACGGTGGCAAGGACTCCCGGTTCGAAGAGTTGCGGCAGAAAGCCGAGGCCCTGGTGGATGGCCGCGCTACTCCGATCCACGCGGATTCGATCGACGACGTCAAGGAGCTGCTTCACCAGCTCACGGTGTATCAGATCGAACTCGAATTGCAGAACGAGGAGCTCGTCTCCGCCCAATCCCGCCTGGAAGGTTCGCGCAACAAGTACATCAAGCTCTTTGATTTCGCGCCCACCGCATACTTCACCATCGACGAGGACGGACTCATACGCGAGTCGAACCTCGCCGGGTCGCAGCTCCTCGCCGTTGACCGTTCCATCCTCGCCAACAAGCCGTTCATCGCCTACCTCCACACCGATTCCCAGAACACGTTCTACAAACACCGCCAGAGCGTACTGCGCGAAGGCATGCAGCAGACGTGCCTGCTCACCATACGACCGCGCACGGGCGGCGAACGCATCGTGCGGATGCATTCGGTGCTTGTGGAGGAACTCGTGGCGGAGGATGAGCGGGACCGCGATCTGGACCCTGCTTCCGGCGAAAAAGTGACGTCCGCGGGGTACATTCTTGCCGCCGCCGAGGACATCACCGACCTGAAACGGACCGAAGAACTGCTCCACCAGGCCAAGCATGCTTCCGAAAAGGCGAACGAGGCCAAGAGCGAGTTCATGGCCCGCATGAGCCACGAACTTCGCACGCCCCTCAACGGCATCCTCGGCCTGACTCAACTGGTCATCGAATCCGCGCTTGACGCGGAACAGCAGTCCAACCTGAGCATGGTGCGCGAGTCGGCCCAGGAACTATTGAGCATCGTCAACGACATCCTCGACGTCTCCAAGGTGGAAATGGGCGTTCTGAGCCTCAAAAGTTGCGAGTTCTCCCTGCGCCGGGTTGTCCGGGATTGCGCCTCGGCGTTCGAGAACTCCGCGAAGGTCAAAGGAATATACTGCACCACGAAAATCGACCCGGAGATCGAGGACGCCTACATCGGCGATCCGTTGCGAATCAAGCAGGTGCTCACCAACCTCATCTCGAACGCCGTCAAGTTCACGCCCAAAGGCGGCGTGGAAGTCACGGTCAGCCAGGACGTCCAGCAGGCCGTTGCCGGCCGCCATCATCTGCGTTTCGAGGTTCGGGATACAGGAATCGGCATTCCGGAAGACCTGATCGACCAGATATTCGAGCGGTTTTACCAGGTGGATGGATCTTTTACCCGCTCCTTTGAGGGCACCGGACTCGGCCTGGCCATAGCCAAGAGTCTGGTGGAGATGATGGAAGGCGTCATCCAGGTACGCAGCGCGCCTGGCAAGGGCAGCGTGTTCACTTTCATCCTGCCTTTGGCTCCCGCTCTGGCCGAACGTCCCGCAAGTACAATTCCGGCAACGACGGAAGATGCGATGGTGGACGAGCAACCCGCAGAGCCGGAACAGACGCCTGTCCCACCAGTCTCTGTGTGCGAGCCGGTCCCCGGTCGGCGCAATCGTCCCGTCCTGCCGCCGCTATCGGTGCTGCTAGCCGAGGACAACGCCGTGAACCAGGCTTTCGCGCAACTCATTCTACGCCGGGAAGGGCATGAAGTAGTCACCGTGAGTAACGGCGAGGAGGCCCTGGAGGCCCTGGCACGGCAATCATTCGACGTCGTGCTGATGGACGTGCGCATGCCGGGCATGGACGGCGTGGAGGCCACGCGCCGGATACGCGCCGGCGAATCCTATGTGCTGGACGCGGAAATTCCCATAGTGGCCATGACGGCCCACAGCAGCATCGAGGACAGGGAGCGGTTTCTCAAGGCGGGCATGGACTGCTACGTGTCCAAGCCCATGAACTGGGAGCAGATACTCGAGGCGATGGCGGAAGCCCTGGATGTCCGGGGGCGAACCCCCGGACACGATTCGGCGTAACGGGATGTGTAAAAACGTCAGACTGATGCGTCGTTTCAGACATTTCTGAACAGCCTGCCGCAATGACAATTTCAACGATCAGGCAGGGTGTATTGCAGGCTGGGTGATTCGGTCTAAATTCCCGGATTCTGGTCCAGGCCGAACGCGTCGTGCAGGGTGCGCACGGCGAGTTCCAGATATTTCTCTTCGATCACACAGGATATTTTGATTTCCGAGGTGGAGATCATCATGATGTTGATGTTCTCCGAGGTCAGTGCGCGAAACGCAGTGCCGGCCACGCCCGAGTGGTTGCGCATGCCTACGCCGATGACCGAGACCTTGCACACGCCCAAGTCGTGCATGACCTCGGTGGCGCCGATGTCCTCAGCCACCTTCTCCAGCAGCTCCAGCGTCCGTTCCAGGTCGCTGCGGGAAACCGTGAACGTCATGTCCGTGCGGCCCTGCAGGCTCACGTTCTGGATGATCATGTCCACGAGGATCCCCGCGTCTGCGAGCGGCACGAAGATCGCCGCGGCCACGCCGGGGCGGTCCGGCACCTCGCGCAGGGTAACGCGGGCCTGATCCTTGTCGTAGGCGATTCCGGAAACCTTGACCTGTTCCATGGACGGATCCTCCTTGGTCACGAGAGTTCCCGAGGCGTCCGAGAACGTGGACCGCACCAGCACGGGAACATTATATTTTTTGGCAAACTCGACGGAGCGTATCTGCAGCACCTTGGCGCCCATGCTCGCCATTTCCAGCATCTCGTCGTAAGCGATGCGGTCCAGCTTGCGTGCACGGGAGCATAGGTTGGGGTCCGTGGTGTAGACGCCGTCCACGTCCGTGTATATCTCGCAGCGTTCCGCGTTCAGCGCGGCGGCGAGCGCCACGGCGGAAGTGTCAGAACCGCCGCGGCCAAGCGTGGTGATGCGTTGGCAATCGTCGCAGCCCTGGAATCCGGCGGCCACCAGCACGTCGTGCACTTCCATCTGTTTCTTGAGCTGCTCGGCGTCGATGGCCATAATGCGGGCTTTGCCGAAGTCGTTATCGGTGCGCATCGGCATCTGGAAGCCCAGGATGGACCGCGCGTTCCAGCCGGCATCCTTGAGCAGCATGGAAAAGAGCGCCACGGAAACCTGCTCGCCCGTGGCCACGAGCACGTCCTGCTCGCTCGGGTCGGGTCGCGAGGACCATTCCCGCGCCATTGTGAGCAGCCGATTGGTCTCGCCGGCCATGGCGGAAAGCACGCACACGACCTTGTAGCCCTCTGCCAGGGCCTTTTCCACTTTCGACTGTACCTGTCGCATGCACGTCAGGTCGGCGACAGACGTGCCGCCGAACTTCTGCACGAGGATTCGCATTGCTGCGCCTACCTTCTTATGGCTTCGCGCGGATTCTCTATCGCGTTCGAGGTCCGCACCGTGTTGTGGCGCTGGCTCAACTGCAATGTGGCAAACTGTCCAGCAGTTGAGCGCAAGCCGGCGTCGAAGCTGCGATGCAGGCGACGCGACCCGCCTCGCAGGAGTCTTCCGCAGGTTGGAGGGTTATGAGCAGCCAATGTTCCGGCAACTCGGACTCCGGTACGAGTTCACTCCATTCCATGACCACGATCCCAGGATGTTCGTCCAGAAGGTCAAGTATTTCCCAGTCCGCGGCGCCGCCGGCCAGCCGATACAGGTCGGCGTGCGCCACCTCGGGCGCCGTGGGGTAATGGTTCGCCAGAGTGAAGCTCGGGCTGGAGACCTCGGCATCGCCGCCGCCGGGCAGCGCCTGCACGAGTCCCCTGACCAGGGTGGTCTTGCCCGCTCCAAGGGGGCCGGTCAAGAGGAGTGTGCGGCAGCTCGGAGTTCCGCGTTCCCATTGCCGTCTCCAGGCAAGGCCCAGAGTGCGGCCGAGCGCCACCGTCGCCTCCTCGTCGGCGAGGAGCAGTGTCGTCTGTTCCTGAGAGTGCTCGGATTCCATGGCCGGTACGCGACGTGCGCCGTCCTTCAGGACTTGGCGTCTATGCGGTCCATCAGGGTGCGCAACACGTCTGCTTTGCCGATCACGCCCACGAGCGCGCCGCCGTCGACCACCGGAATGGTGTGCAGCTTTTTGTCCACCATGAGGCTTGCGACCTGATCGATGGAGGTGTCCGGGGTCACGGTGACCACTTTTCTGGTCATCACGCCGTCCACCGTGCTCGAAGCCATCTTTTCCAGCTCGCGCTCCAGGGAGGAGGGGTCGGAGAGCGGAATCATGGAGTCCAGCACCGTGAAAAACGAGGGCAGCCGTATCTGCTTCTGCTTGGTCACCAGATCGCTCTGGCAGATGATGCCCTGAAGCTGGCCGGCGTCGTCCACTACAGGCAGGCCGTTGAAGTGCTTGTCGAGCATGATCCGGACCGCCTCGACGGTGTCTGATTCCGGCTTAACGGTGACCACGTCCGTGGTCATGATGTCCTTGGCTTTGAGCATGTATCAACTCCTTGAGTGCCTGGGGCAGGGCGTGGGCTATCTCGCGAGCCATGGCGCCCCGTCCTGGGAGTGCGCGGGAAAGAATGCGGCCGGCCGAAGCGTGCCAATACACCCCGAGGCATGCCGTCGGCAAGGGGAGATCGGCAGAACCGTCGCGGCCCCGGAGCGCGGCGAGCAGACCGGCGAGCACATCGCCGGCGCCGCCTATGGCGAGCTCCGGGCAGGCGATGGCGCACAAAAAGCTCGTGACCTCGTCCTGCTCGGGAACCCGCTGAGCCACGACCGTGCCAGCGCCCTTGAGCACCAGGCAGCAGGGGTACAACGCGGCAAAGTCCTCGGCCACGGCAAAGCGGTTGTCGGCGTAGCGCTTCATGGCGGTGGCTTCGTCCACGGAATCCACGGCGGCGAGTAGCCTTGCCATCTCGCCGGGATGCGGGGTGACCACGTCGCTCTCCGTGAGCATGCCGAGCAGGGAAGGGCGTTGCGCAAGATGGTAGAGGCCGTCGGCGTCAACGACCGCCGGCGGTCGGTCTTCCTGCGACAGAACACGCTTCAGCAGCCGGGCGGTTTCGGGATCGCGCCCCATGCCCGGACCCAGCACCAGCACATCGAATTCCGGAATCCGTTCCGACAGGTGCTCGTAATTTTCCGGCGTGAGCGCAACGCCGTCGCCCAGCGGCAGGGTCATGCATTCGGGCAGGCCGCTCTTCACCTCGGTGGCCAGACCGCCGGGGCAGGCGATGGTTACAAGGCCGGCGCCGCCGCGCAACGCGCCGAGTCCGGCCAGGGCGGGCGCGCCGGTGAGGCCGGCAGAGCCGCCGATGATGCAGACCCGGCCGGCAGTGCCCTTGTGCAGGGCCGGATCGGGCGGCGCAACGAGAGTCGCGACGGCGTCAGTAAGCAGGCCGCGATGCACGGGCCGTTCGAACCGCACGGCGCGGGGAATGCCTATGCGCCGCACCTCCAGCCGGCCCACCCAGGGCGCGGCCTCGGGCAGGGCGATGCCGGTCTTGGCCGCCTCCATGGTTACGGTCACGTGCGCCCGGATGGCAACGGGCGAGGGCTTGCCGGTGGTCCCGTCCAGGCCGGAAGGAACGTCGATGGCCAGGATGAAGACGCGGTCGCGCAGTGCGTTCACGGCCTGCACCCAGGCCTGGAAATTGTCGCGAAGCTCGCCGGAAAATCCGGTACCGAGCAGGCCGTCCACCACAATGTCGCAGAATCCGTCCGGGTCGTGCTCGGGCGGCAGCTGGGCCATGGGCCGCAGCCAGTCGACCGCGTCCAGAGAACCGAATGGGACGCCCGCGTTCTGCGCATGGCGCAGGTGCTTTTGCGTTGTGCCCGTGTACTCGTCCGGGCGCCTGGCCGTGAGCACCAGGGGGATGGCGTTTTGGTCCAGCAGATGCCGCGCAAGGGCAATGGCGTCGCCGCCGTTGTTGCCCGGCCCGGCGAGCAGGAGCACGCGTTTGCCGGCCAGACTGTCCGGCGAGCCCAAAGCACCGTCCCGTGGGAAGCGCTCGCGCAGCACATCCAGGGCAACGCGGCTGGCGTTTTCCATGAGCACTTCTTCGAGCAGGCCGAACTCGTCCATTGTCCAGCGGTCCCAGCCCGCCATCTGCTCCGGCGTGGGCAACGGGTTCCAAAGGCGCAGCTGCTCGATCGATTCGACTGGTCCGAGGGGGCGTGATGCATTCATGGCGCTTTCTTTCCGGTGCTTGCTGGTTCGATGCCTCAGCCTTCAAGAACCACCACGGCGGCTGCCACGTCGCGGCCGTGGGTGAGGCTGACATACGAATTTTTTACGCCCATGGCGTGCGCGAGATCAAGCGCAGGGCCGAGAAAGGCGAGCTCCGGTTTGCCGGAGGGCTGTGGCCTGACCTCGATTGTCCGCAGGGACACGCCGCGTCGAAAACCAGTGCCCAAGGCTTTGGAGCCTGCTTCCTTGGCAGCGAACCGCGCGGAAAGATACAGTATCTGAGGACCGTGCTTTTCCGGAAGGTGCTCCAGCTCATACGCTGAGAGCATGCGTTCGGCAAAGCGACGGCCATGCCGGGAGACCGCCCGCTCGATGCGGTCGATCTCCACGACGTCGATTCCAAGACCTAATATCACGGCGTTCTTCAGCTGAATCAGACGGAGAAGTCCGCCACGAGCAGCGCCATGCGGGAGACGGCATCGTGCAGCCCGCAGAAGACGGCCTCGGCGATGATGCTGAAGCCGATGGAATACTCGTTGATGTGCGGGATTTTGGAGAAGCTGATGATATTGTCGTAATCCAGACCATGGCCCAGGTTGATCTTGAGCCCGAGGTCCTGCGCATGGGCGATGCCCACGAATATCTTCTCCAGCTCGCGCTTGCGCTCCTCGTACCCCTCGGCGTCCGCGTAGTGTCCGGTATGTATCTCCACGTACTCCACGCCGATCTCGGCGGCGGCTTCGAGCTGCTCGGCAGCGGCTTCCACGAACAGGCTTACCTTGATGCCGTCGTTCTGTATGGGGGCGACGTATTCCTTGAGCTGCTTCACCCGGCCGGCCACGGCCAGGCCGCCCTCGGTGGTCAGCTCCTTGCGCTTTTCCGGAACCAGGCATACGGAATAGGGCTTCACGCGGCGGGCGATCTTGCGCATTTCGTCCGTGGCCGCCATTTCCAGATGGAAGCGGGTGGTGATGCTTTTGGCGATGCGCTCCACATCTTCATCGTTGATGTGGCGACGGTCTTCGCGAAGATGCGCGATGATGCCGTTTGCGCCGGCGTCCTCGGCCACCAGGGCGGCCTTCACGGGGTCGGGAAAACCTGCCATCCTGGCTTGGCGAAGCGTGGCGACGTGGTCGATATTGACGGCAAGGGTCGGCATTTTTGCTGTGCTCCTCTGTTGTGCAATGTATACGTTTTTTTAGTCTCTTCGCCGCGGCCGCGAAGAATGTCAAGGTCGGAGCCCTTTTCCTCTCCGGTGTGCTTGCCCTCCCGCAATTTTCAGGGCATAGGATCGGAATTTGAGGTTGGGGGGCTGGAAGCAACACAAAGCATCATCCTGGATTATGGATGTGATACCGGAGTAGATTTCATGAATGTCTGTATTGTTGGAACAGGTTACGTTGGCCTTGTAAGCGCGGCTTGCTTTGCCGAGATGGGCAACAACGTGCGTTGCGTCGACGTGAACCCCGAGGTGGTCAAAACCCTGGAGCAGGGCAAAGTCCACATATATGAGCCCGGGCTGGAGGAAATGGTCAAGCGCAACTACGCCGAAGGCCGCCTGACCTTTACGACGAATCTCGCCGAAGCGCTCAAGGACTCCCTGTTCGTCTTCATCACCGTGGGCACGCCCTCGCGACCGGACGGCTCCTGCGACCTGAGCTACGTGCACCAGGTGGCCCGCGAAGTGGGCCAGAACATGGAAGACTTCAAGGTCGTGGTGGACAAGTCCACCGTGCCCGTGGGCACCGCCGACCAGGTCCGCGCGATTATCAGGGAGGAGTTGCAGGCTCGCGGCTCAGAGCTTGAGTTCGACGTGGTCTCCAACCCCGAGTTCCTCAAAGAAGGCGACGCGGTGAGCGACTTCATGAAGCCGGACCGCGTGATCGTGGGTACGGACAACGTGCGCACCGCCGAACTGCTCAAGGTGCTGTACGCCCCGTTCGCCCGCAGCCGCGAAAAGCTCATCGTCATGGGCATCCGCAGCGCGGAGATGACCAAATACGCGGCCAACTGCATGCTCGCCACCAAGATCTCATTCATCAACGAGATCGCGAACATATGCGAGCGCGTGGGCGCCGACGTGCGAGACGTGCGCATGGGCATCGGCTCGGACCACCGCATCGGCTACAATTTCATTTACCCCGGCGTGGGCTACGGCGGCTCCTGCTTTCCCAAGGACGTCAAGGCGCTTATCAACACCGCGCGGGAAAACGAATATCCGCCCCAGCTGCTGACCGCCGTGGATGAGGTGAACGACCGCCAGAAGCAGGTTCTCGCGCAGAAGATTCTCGACTATTTCGAGCCCCAGGGCGGCGTTGCCGGAAAAACCCTGGCTCTGTGGGGGCTGGCGTTCAAGGCAAACACCGACGATATCCGCGAGGCCGCATCGCTCAAGATCGTGGAAACGCTGCTGGACAAAGGCATGCGCATCCGCGCTTTCGATCCCGTGGCAGGCGAGAACGTTCGGAAGCTGTTCGACGGAGACGATCGCGTGGAGATCGTGGACGAGCAGTACTCAGCCCTGGAGGATGCGGACGCCCTGGCCGTGGTCACGGAGTGGAACCAGTTCCGCAATCCGGACTTCGCGCGCATCAAGAAGATGCTCAAGGCCCCGCTTCTTTTCGACGGCCGCAACCTCTACGCGCCGAACATCATGGGCGAACTCGGTTTCGCCTACTTCTGCATCGGGCGACGCAGCGAACGCTGATAGAGGCGTTCTCCGCACTTCAATAGAGAAAAGCCCCCGCCAGCCGGGGGCTTTGTCGTTGGTTGTTCGATTGCGGACGCGGCCCGCACCACCGGATTACTTGTTCGGAACGACGGCTCCGAAGCTGCGCATGCATGTGCGCACATGCAGTTCGAGAAGGATGATGCGTTCGTAGTCCACGGTGGTCGCCGTTTCCGGACTGAACTCCTCATCGAGAAAGCGTTCCAGATATTGCGTCTCTTCCCAGAAATCGAGCAATTCGTCGTCGGAAAGGGACTTGATCTGGTCGGCGATGGAAAGGTCCTCGGAATCGAGGTGGAATTTGCCCATGCTGCTGTTACTCCTTTGCGTGGGTATTGCATCAGGGTACCCGATGGCGGTGCGTATGACAACAGTGGCGGCCCTCTTTCCGATTCCGGGGGCTGACCAATTGATTTCGTGAACGAATCAGCGGTTTTCACGATTGCCACGGGCACGCAGAAAGGCTATGTTGCCACTGTTCGGATCGATCCTTCCGTATGGGCTGATCCGCACAGCATCGAGTCCAGCACGCGGTGGGCCATGACGTATCGAAAAAAATGGCCGGCGCACGCAGCGGCGCCCCGCGACTTTTATGAAGAACGTGGCTCCAAAAGGGGGTTCGTGAATGGCGGAAGAAACTCAGAAGCGGCAAGACGCGGAGCTGATTCAGCTCGTCACTTTCTCCATTGGTGAGGAGGAATTCGGAGTCGACATCCTCAAGGTTCAGGAGATCATCCGCACCATGGAGATCACCAAGGTGCCGCGCGCCCCGCATTTCGTGGAGGGCGTCATCAACCTGCGCGGC
This genomic window contains:
- a CDS encoding NAD(P)H-hydrate dehydratase, whose product is MNASRPLGPVESIEQLRLWNPLPTPEQMAGWDRWTMDEFGLLEEVLMENASRVALDVLRERFPRDGALGSPDSLAGKRVLLLAGPGNNGGDAIALARHLLDQNAIPLVLTARRPDEYTGTTQKHLRHAQNAGVPFGSLDAVDWLRPMAQLPPEHDPDGFCDIVVDGLLGTGFSGELRDNFQAWVQAVNALRDRVFILAIDVPSGLDGTTGKPSPVAIRAHVTVTMEAAKTGIALPEAAPWVGRLEVRRIGIPRAVRFERPVHRGLLTDAVATLVAPPDPALHKGTAGRVCIIGGSAGLTGAPALAGLGALRGGAGLVTIACPGGLATEVKSGLPECMTLPLGDGVALTPENYEHLSERIPEFDVLVLGPGMGRDPETARLLKRVLSQEDRPPAVVDADGLYHLAQRPSLLGMLTESDVVTPHPGEMARLLAAVDSVDEATAMKRYADNRFAVAEDFAALYPCCLVLKGAGTVVAQRVPEQDEVTSFLCAIACPELAIGGAGDVLAGLLAALRGRDGSADLPLPTACLGVYWHASAGRILSRALPGRGAMAREIAHALPQALKELIHAQSQGHHDHGRGHR
- the acpS gene encoding holo-ACP synthase, encoding MILGLGIDVVEIDRIERAVSRHGRRFAERMLSAYELEHLPEKHGPQILYLSARFAAKEAGSKALGTGFRRGVSLRTIEVRPQPSGKPELAFLGPALDLAHAMGVKNSYVSLTHGRDVAAAVVVLEG
- a CDS encoding pyridoxine 5'-phosphate synthase, whose translation is MPTLAVNIDHVATLRQARMAGFPDPVKAALVAEDAGANGIIAHLREDRRHINDEDVERIAKSITTRFHLEMAATDEMRKIARRVKPYSVCLVPEKRKELTTEGGLAVAGRVKQLKEYVAPIQNDGIKVSLFVEAAAEQLEAAAEIGVEYVEIHTGHYADAEGYEERKRELEKIFVGIAHAQDLGLKINLGHGLDYDNIISFSKIPHINEYSIGFSIIAEAVFCGLHDAVSRMALLVADFSV
- a CDS encoding UDP-glucose dehydrogenase family protein: MSRSEPFSSPVCLPSRNFQGIGSEFEVGGLEATQSIILDYGCDTGVDFMNVCIVGTGYVGLVSAACFAEMGNNVRCVDVNPEVVKTLEQGKVHIYEPGLEEMVKRNYAEGRLTFTTNLAEALKDSLFVFITVGTPSRPDGSCDLSYVHQVAREVGQNMEDFKVVVDKSTVPVGTADQVRAIIREELQARGSELEFDVVSNPEFLKEGDAVSDFMKPDRVIVGTDNVRTAELLKVLYAPFARSREKLIVMGIRSAEMTKYAANCMLATKISFINEIANICERVGADVRDVRMGIGSDHRIGYNFIYPGVGYGGSCFPKDVKALINTARENEYPPQLLTAVDEVNDRQKQVLAQKILDYFEPQGGVAGKTLALWGLAFKANTDDIREAASLKIVETLLDKGMRIRAFDPVAGENVRKLFDGDDRVEIVDEQYSALEDADALAVVTEWNQFRNPDFARIKKMLKAPLLFDGRNLYAPNIMGELGFAYFCIGRRSER